From one Dysidea avara chromosome 9, odDysAvar1.4, whole genome shotgun sequence genomic stretch:
- the LOC136266435 gene encoding NACHT, LRR and PYD domains-containing protein 9-like codes for MAVNFTVVPQGTSRDDRPSVVDLYLSVVPRYAVHWERLGGVLGLEKHHLEIISQDNAYNPKRTEACCIAMLQKWLDDIPSPTWGKLDDAINLLRPSLTGVVTDAYPHVRGSTVLSSHLKSYYIKSRFITEHDQWPPEQPKHFTPLVLVHQEGRRSKKETTDMASATMKGNIEQYISTTNSKTAKDLQEVLSQLEQPSNSGQPCTLLVEGSPGIGKSVLLKEISYLWARNESLSKSDFLFLLHLRDPAVQQMKSLECLVRHFYNQDKEAEFHLLQDGGKSVTILLDGYDELPANLRQNSFIARLLQHKVFPASAIVVSSRPHASTLLRDNVTYRVEILGFSEEDQTRFILQSLEGQEEKISHLNKYLTTHPTIAGLCFIPFNMTILMFLYKQQATLPTRSSDLYKLFICLTICRHLAKLGKSLENEVTDLNNLPQPYSNIITQLSQFAFKALNKNELVFSLAEIKEHCPAIADHPNGFGLLHAVEYVGLMCKTSSFNFVHFSVQEFLAAHYIASVTANEELSILEEYFWSDIHYNAFNFYVALTSGQSPSFKQFLRGSDATTIDDKFLKDKLQRLRLYRIFHEAGDISTCKTIEGKFTDKVIGLSATTLSPNNLEDLTTLLTCSSCRNWKELNLGHCHIQDYGLRLLHRSLHNTNITIDDLRLHNNDISSSSDRSLSDIVITCKVKGLIISHNKAVGETPHFFTTTLTHPSCMIETLYMTYNSYSSTRPVMELFSLLRENKTVKKLWIMGNNISDDVCGVICDVLRVNNTLRELIMRDNPITGQASQLILNSLKDNNTLEQLQLPFYPEDIEEEITSLQQVVNEKRRRRGCDVKLEIKFALY; via the exons ATGGCTGTCAACTTCACTGTCGTACCGCAAGGGACATCAA GAGATGACAGGCCATCAGTGGTAGACCTTTACCTCAGTGTAGTCCCACGATATGCTGTCCACTGGGAGAGACTCGGTGGAGTACTTGGTCTAGAAAAACATCATCTGGAGATCATATCACAAGACAACGCATACAACCCAAAGAGAACAGAGGCCTGTTGTATTGCCATGTTACAAAAATGGCTGGATGATATTCCATCACCAACTTGGGGTAAACTGGATGATGCCATCAACCTCCTTAGACCATCTCTAACTGGTGTAGTGACTGATGCTTATCCTCATGTCAGAG GAAGTACTGTACTCTCTTCTCACCTGAAGTCCTACTACATCAAATCAAGGTTCATCACAGAACATGACCAGTGGCCACCTGAACAACCTAAACACTTCACTCCACTTGTCCTGGTCCATCAAGAAGGTCGACGATCTAAGAAAGAGACCACTGATATGgcttcagctacaatgaaaggTAACATTGAACAATACATTTCAACAACTAATAGTAAGACTGCTAAAGATCTACAAGAGGTTCTCTCCCAGTTAGAACAGCCATCCAATAGTGGACAACCATGTACCCTCTTAGTAGAAGGGTCTCCTGGAATAGGCAAGTCAGTGTTACTGAAGGAAATCTCATACCTGTGGGCCAGAAATGAATCATTATCAAAGAGTGACTTTCTATTTCTTCTTCACCTCAGAGATCCTGCTGTACAGCAAATGAAATCACTTGAGTGTCTTGTCCGCCATTTCTACAACCAGGACAAGGAAGCTGAATTTCACCTACTACAAGACGGAGGAAAATCCGTCACTATTCTCCTTGATGGATATGATGAGTTGCCAGCTAACTTGAGACAAAATAGTTTCATTGCTCGTTTGTTGCAACATAAAGTGTTTCCAGCCAGTGCCATAGTGGTCTCCTCTCGTCCTCATGCCTCAACACTACTTCGTGACAATGTCACTTATCGAGTAGAGATATTAGGCTTCTCTGAAGAAGACCAAACTCGTTTCATTCTACAATCACTAGAGGGACAAGAAGAGAAAATTTCACATCTTAACAAATACCTTACAACTCATCCCACCATTGCTGGTCTGTGTTTTATCCCCTTCAATATGACAATCCTTATGTTCCTCTATAAACAACAGGCTACTCTTCCGACTCGTTCTTCTGACCTGTACAAGTTGTTTATCTGCCTCACCATTTGTAGACATCTTGCTAAGTTGGGAAAAAGTTTGGAAAATGAAGTCACAGATCTCAACAACTTACCACAACCTTACAGTAACATCATCACACAGTTATCACAATTTGCCTTCAAAGCTTTAAACAAAAACGAGCTAGTCTTCTCATTGGCTGAGATCAAGGAACACTGTCCAGCAATTGCTGACCATCCTAATGGCTTTGGTCTCCTTCATGCTGTGGAGTATGTTGGTTTAATGTGTAAAACTAGCTCCTTCAACTTTGTCCACTTCTCCGTGCAGGAGTTCCTTGCTGCTCACTACATTGCTAGCGTTACAGCCAACGAAGAGCTTTCCATCCTCGAAGAGTATTTCTGGAGCGATATACATTATAACGCCTTTAATTTCTATGTAGCTCTTACCAGTGGACAAAGCCCATCATTCAAGCAGTTCCTTCGTGGAAGCGATGCAACCACCATCGACGATAAATTCCTCAAAGACAAGCTACAGCGCCTTCGCCTTTACAGAATCTTCCATGAGGCTGGCGATATTTCAACTTGTAAAACTATCGAGGGAAAGTTTACTGATAAAGTAATCGGCTTATCGGCCACTACTCTATCACCTAATAACTTAGAAGATCTAACAACATTACTAACCTGCTCGTCCTGTAGAAACTGGAAGGAGCTTAATTTGGGACACTGCCATATTCAAGATTACGGACTCCGATTACTACACCGTAGTCTACACAATACTAACATCACAATAGATGACCTCAGGTTGCACAACAATGATATTTCTTCATCATCAGACCGCTCCCTCAGTGATATCGTCATCACCTGTAAGGTCAAAGGGTTGATTATTAGCCATAACAAAGCTGTTGGGGAAACACCACACTTCTTCACCACCACACTAACACATCCTTCATGCATGATAGAGACACTGTACATGACCTATAACAGCTACTCCTCCACAAGACCAGTTATGGAGTTGTTCTCTTTACTGAGGGAGAACAAGACAGTGAAGAAGCTGTGGATTATGGGTAACAACATTTCTGATGATGTGTGTGGTGTGATCTGTGATGTACTGCGTGTCAACAACACCCTGAGGGAGCTGATTATGAGGGATAACCCAATTACTGGACAAGCCTCACAACTGATCCTGAATTCCCTCAAGGACAATAATACATTAGAACAGCTACAACTACCCTTCTACCCTGAGGACATTGAGGAGGAGATTACATCACTACAACAAGTTGTTAATGAGAAGAGAAGAAGACGAGGATGTGACGTAAAGCTGGAAATTAAGTTTGCATTATATTAG